One region of Paralichthys olivaceus isolate ysfri-2021 chromosome 12, ASM2471397v2, whole genome shotgun sequence genomic DNA includes:
- the plppr3a gene encoding LOW QUALITY PROTEIN: phospholipid phosphatase-related protein type 3a (The sequence of the model RefSeq protein was modified relative to this genomic sequence to represent the inferred CDS: deleted 1 base in 1 codon) gives MTSPKNKAKKRPPKDSMTLLPCFYFVELPIVLSSLVSLYFLELTDVLSPAMVGFRCYDRDLSMPYVETGDELIPLLMLLSLAFAGPAASIMMGEGLMYCMQSKLKTCPKSESSINAGGCSFNSFLRRTVRFVGVHVFGLLATALVTDVIQLATGYHAPFFLTVCQPNYTAPGVSCDNNAYIMQDICMGKDQYAIMSARKTFPSQHATLSGFAAVYISMYFNASINSTTKLLKPLLVFAFCMAAGLAGLTQITQHRSHPIDVYVGYLIGAGIGVYLAVYAVGNFKASDEDAPSLQKLAPALQKDSLRVLSQRSHDSLYRKTPRVSESREELGAGLGSGARSKVRREKASLASLKRASADVELLATRGPMGKETMVTFSNTLPRVANGNSPISPSEEPVTTQRHMTFHVPFDPQKSRQLVSEWKQRSLELRSQSSRDEDEEDERDGGDEGGATAGDAGDMGMPSSLYPTVQANKGIATPTGARMVVAPPLVHIPEEASRPPPVSPKSAKTRAKWLSLTEGGSVKEPGPGPIAVSTPRVPNTQPNQPPSQHRITQVIAMSKQPSHGPITSSTKTSEGGSSSGGGSNCSESPYYRIPSDRDSCTGSNPGSIAGSGSIVTIDAHAPHHPVVRVSAANGKPWEWRNTISGNMLAADTVGDKHRIALQRQDNISHYRDYRTLPVKTDSLCSSSGSGSAEGGPELPPPPLPTSSSPLPPPPQLSSSPLPPPPPHSSSSPLPPPPHPISSPLPPPLPHPASSHMPPPPHPSSQMSPPPLPSSYHMPPPPHPSSSPMPPPPHPSICPMPPPPQPSASMPPPPHPSCSSMLPPPPHPDLLMDGHSQTLSRSSTLPRRPSVSARSHAEQEHYYKALQNERML, from the exons ATGACGTCTCCGAAAAACAAAGCCAAGAAGAGGCCGCCGAAAGACAGCATGACGCTGCTgccgtgcttttattttgtagag ctcccAATCGTCCTGTCCTCCTTGGTGTCCTTGTACTTCCTGGAGCTGACAGATGTGTTGTCCCCGGCAATGGTGGGCTTCCGTTGCTATGACCGTGACCTATCCATGCCCTACGTGGAAACGGGCGATGAGCTCATCCCGCTGTTGATGCTGCTGAGTTTGGCCTTCGCTGGTCCTGCGGCGTCC ATAATGATGGGGGAGGGACTGATGTACTGTATGCAATCCAAGCTGAAAACTTGTCCCAAGTCAGAGAGCAGCATCAACGCTGGAGGCTGCAGCTTCAACTCCTTCCTACGCAGAACTGTGCGCTTTGTCG gtgTTCACGTGTTTGGTCTCCTGGCAACGGCCCTGGTGACAGATGTCATCCAGTTAGCTACCGGTTACCACGCCCCGTTCTTCCTCACCGTCTGCCAGCCCAATTACACGGCCCCTGGAGTGTCATGTGACAACAATGCCTACATCATGCAGGACATCTGCATGGGGAAAGACCAGTATGCCATCATGTCAGCCAG GAAAACCTTTCCATCCCAGCATGCAACACTGTCTGGCTTCGCTGCCGTCTACATCTCC ATGTATTTTAACGCCAGCATCAACAGCACGACCAAACTGCTGAAGCCGCTCCTTGTGTTCGCCTTCTGCATGGCGGCGGGCCTCGCCGGGCTGACGCAGATCACCCAGCACCGCAGTCACCCCATAGACGTCTACGTGGGATACCTCATAGGAGCCGGCATCGGCGTCTACCTG gCTGTGTACGCAGTGGGAAACTTCAAAGCATCGGACGAAGATGCTCCGTCTTTGCAGAAACTGGCTCCGGCTCTGCAGAAGGACAGCCTGAGGGTGCTGAGTCAGCGGAGCCATGACTCCCTGTACAGGAAGACTCCCCGGgtgtcagagagcagagaggagctgggGGCAGGGCTGGGATCTGGGGCTCGTAGTAaggtgaggagggagaaggcTTCCCTGGCCTCCCTCAAACGAGCGAGCGCCGATGTGGAGCTCCTGGCAACCCGGGGTCCCATGGGCAAGGAAACCATGGTAACCTTCAGCAACACGTTGCCCCGAGTTGCAAATGGCAACAGCCCCATCTCCCCCTCAGAGGAGCCGGTTACCACGCAGCGCCACATGACCTTCCACGTGCCCTTTGACCCCCAGAAGTCCCGGCAGCTGGTGTCAGAGTGGAAGCAGCGCTCGCTGGAGCTCCGCAGCCAGAGCTCACgcgatgaggatgaagaggatgagagagatggaggagacgaGGGAGGAGCGACAGCAGGAGATGCAGGAGACATGGGGATGCCGTCCTCTCTTTATCCCACGGTGCAAGCCAACAAGGGCATCGCCACGCCGACCGGAGCCAGGATGGTGGTGGCACCCCCGCTGGTTCACATCCCTGAGGAGGCATCTCGGCCACCGCCCGTGTCGCCCAAGAGCGCTAAAACCCGTGCCAAGTGGTTGTCACTCACCGAGGGGGGGTCGGTGAAAGAGCCGGGGCCGGGGCCCATTGCTGTGTCGACTCCCCGTGTGCCCAACACGCAGCCCAACCAGCCGCCGAGTCAGCACAGAATCACTCAG gtgatagCCATGTCAAAGCAGCCGAGTCACGGACCCATCACCTCGTCCACTAAGACATCAGAGGGCGGCTCCTCCTCTGGCGGTGGCTCCAACTGCTCAGAGTCACCTTACTACCGGATCCCGTCGGATCGAGACAGCTGCACCGGAAGCAACCCGGGAAGCATCGCTGGGAGCGGGAGCATCGTCACCATCGACGCCCATGCCCCTCACCACCCGGTGGTGCGCGTGTCTGCGGCTAACGGGAAGCCGTGGGAGTGGAGAAACACCATCAGTGGTAACATGTTGGCCGCTGACACGGTGGGGGACAAACACCGCATAGCGCTGCAGCGGCAGGACAATATCAGCCACTACCGGGATTACCGGACTCTCCCGGTGAAAACGGACTcgctctgctcctcctcaggcAGCGGCAGTGCTGAGGGAGGGCCTGAGCTGCCTCCCCCGCctctccccacctcctcctcccccctgccTCCCCCACCTCAGCTGTCCTCGAGCCCTCTTCCGCCACCA CCCCCTCACTCGTCGTCCTCCCcgctgcctccccctcctcacccgaTCTCCTCgccgctgcctcctcctctccctcaccctgCCTCCTCTCACATGCCCCCACCTCCTCACCCATCCTCTCAGATGTCCCCGCCACCCCTCCCATCATCCTATCACATGCCGCCACCACCTCACCCATCTTCCTCTCCCATGCCCCCACCTCCTCACCCGTCGATCTGTCCGATGCCCCCACCTCCTCAACCATCCGCCTCAATGCCGCCGCCTCCTCACCCGTCCTGCTCCAGCAtgcttccccctcctccccaccctGATTTACTGATGGACGGTCACAGCCAGACATTGTCCCGCTCCTCCACGCTGCCCCGCCGGCCCTCCGTCTCCGCCCGCAGCCATGCAGAGCAGGAGCACTATTACAAGGCTTTGCAGAATGAGAGGATGTTATAG